The sequence tgactaatggttaaatgtgtttgatgatcagaaacattttgtgtgacaaacatgcaaaagaataagaaatcaggaagggggcaaatagtttttcacaccactgtatatatatatatatatatatacagtatatataccttGTTTTCTAACTCCTAAATAATGAATTGGTAACTTTTCAATTTGTAGATTTAAAGACATTCTGATTTGTCAAATtaaaattaagcacaataaatggTCAAAAAATTGTCTTTCTGTGCAATAATATACGTgttcttttttagttaatattttttattttgctttatatttaccaagtgtaaaaatatatttttgtttttattaaaatatgattACTTATTAATGTGTgccatttacatatatacacatctataaaaaaatattttttcaattgtaAACTATTAGgcaaattaatttttgattgttttgtacAGACTCtgtttgggcaggtttcatagaTGGCTGATAAGGAATcacaaatgcaaaaagaaaaatacataatgAAAAGTAATACTAAGTCTCCTGCAGAGCTAAGAAAGATGAATCCTCAAGAGAAAGCCCGATATCTGGCATATAAAGAACCTAGTAAAGAAATCAGGAGTGCAATTTTATGTTCCCAGCAGCGATTGCAACAATGGTCCAAAGAGAGTAAGAATACTTTGAAGACCACCATTCCCCAAAGGGATGAAGAATACAGAAAACATGAAAATCTGATCGGCCAACtcaaggcagctgaagcaagGAATAGGATTCGTTTGATGAGACTAAAGTATCAAAGTTTCAGAGTAAGTAACCCTGTCTCTGAGTAGTGGTAGACTGTTTCATGAACATaaattttccattattttctgttatgtacATGAACATATTTAATACTTAAGACCAGTTGAATAGTGAATCTTGTGTAATTTGCAATTGTTGAAAAAAGATATATAGTATTAGATGATAGTTTTATCTTGAAACACCAAGAAATATCACTCTTTACgtatgacatacagtacattgcacATTGCCACTACATTTGTACTGCCAGTTTCAGGCAACAAAGTGACATGGGAAAAAGAGATCATCTTAAATGGTAAACAGGAAATTAAAGCtcaaaacagtaaacaaaatagtttttaaGAAACCGTTGGCTAAGTTCAATTGCCAGAAAATCCCTCAATCCCTGAACTGAGAAATTTGAACAAAGAGGAGAGAATGACACTGCCCTAAATAGTATTGCACAACTATGGTACCAACAAAAATGGTCATATAAGAAAACAGATTCCtataaaaaaattgtaacaactttaaataattttatagcaAAGG comes from Polypterus senegalus isolate Bchr_013 chromosome 14, ASM1683550v1, whole genome shotgun sequence and encodes:
- the LOC120514718 gene encoding protein LKAAEAR1-like, whose amino-acid sequence is MADKESQMQKEKYIMKSNTKSPAELRKMNPQEKARYLAYKEPSKEIRSAILCSQQRLQQWSKESKNTLKTTIPQRDEEYRKHENLIGQLKAAEARNRIRLMRLKYQSFRVEEVNHFISCQPTAQRALRLELLLPRKIDTSSPGDTLDTLERKRIEEILEDERGLTIKRT